The Desulfuromonas sp. genome segment GCCGTTGACCAGCAGGGTGTTGTGCGCCGAGGTGCCGCGAAAGTAATTTCGCCACGCCGGCTCGCTGTGGTAGGCATAGGTCCCCGGGTCAACCAGCCACCAGAGCCCCCCGACGGCAAGGCAGAAGCTCAGGGCGTCGGCGTGACCGTGAGCGGCGATCGACGGGTAGCCGAGCGGGCCGGCGTCAAAGACGAGGCGGCAGTCTGCATCCCCCATGACCGCGTATCCCCCGTTGGAATAAGCCCGGGGGAAGGTTGAAGCCCCGTCTTTCGCCACCGGGTGCCGCTCATTAGTTTGGAAGGCACCGGCGGCCAACCCGTACCAGAAGGCTTTCTGCGACGGCTCCCCGGTGGGTGCCGTCCCGCTCGCAAGGGTTTCGGCCGCCGCCAGGACGGGTCCGTAGGGATCCTGGGGCCAGCGTGGATCAAAGCGGGCAACGCAGCCGTCATCCGCATCCCCGATCTGGGGAGGGACTCCCCCTTCCGGAGTGATGGAGCGCAGAAAGCCGGCCATCGCCTCGATCCCCTCCAGAAACCCGGGCGAGAAGGGGGTCGCGGACCTCCTCCCCACGAGGGCGGCGAAAAGGAAGTACTCCAGCACCCAGAGGTGGTAGTAGGTCGCCTGCTCCCTGTTGACGCCGTCGGGGCAGACCTGCTTGAGAGCCTCCTGCTCGAGTTCCGCCTGGGCCATGCGCCCCCACTTTTCGCCCTGCGCCCCGAGGTCGAAGACCTGGGTCGCCGTCCACAACCCGGTCAACTCGCCGATCAGGTGGTTGTTGGCCGAGGAGTGCCGGGAGAGAAAATGGGCCACGAACCAGGCATGCTGGTAGATGCTCGCCCCGACTTCGCTGCCCTCCACGGCGCCGAAAAGGCCCTCCTCGCCGTCGCGCAGGGCGAAAAGGCTGTGCACGATCGCCCAGGAGATGAGCCGCAGCGCCGCCTCCAGGGCACTGCACCAGTGGATTCCGAGGCCGAAGGGGTTGTCCCTGATCCAGCCGCGGATCTGCTCGGCGACCGCATCCCGGTAGCTCTGATTGCCTGTGACGGCGTAGGCGACGGCGAGCGGAACGAGGTGCTGGTGCCGTCCCAGCTCCCAGAGGACCTTGACGTTGCCGACCAGAGCATCGTCCCGGTAATTGATCCCCTTGCCGAAGCTGTCCG includes the following:
- a CDS encoding alginate lyase family protein; translated protein: MNRVAWMINRLRVMGAREIAHRANRALCQVREGRKIARGWRPEPATPAGPKFALFPAEGAVRRWHEYFSLDEAGLALLEGGRIDFFGHAPVDVGRPVRWHHDPLSGIAAPADSFGKGINYRDDALVGNVKVLWELGRHQHLVPLAVAYAVTGNQSYRDAVAEQIRGWIRDNPFGLGIHWCSALEAALRLISWAIVHSLFALRDGEEGLFGAVEGSEVGASIYQHAWFVAHFLSRHSSANNHLIGELTGLWTATQVFDLGAQGEKWGRMAQAELEQEALKQVCPDGVNREQATYYHLWVLEYFLFAALVGRRSATPFSPGFLEGIEAMAGFLRSITPEGGVPPQIGDADDGCVARFDPRWPQDPYGPVLAAAETLASGTAPTGEPSQKAFWYGLAAGAFQTNERHPVAKDGASTFPRAYSNGGYAVMGDADCRLVFDAGPLGYPSIAAHGHADALSFCLAVGGLWWLVDPGTYAYHSEPAWRNYFRGTSAHNTLLVNGQDQSRIGGPFLWTEHAAAALDGCGVDDGGGQWAQGHHTGYRRFDVTHRRRVVFDPSAREVQILDEIDGPQPRDVALFFHFAPEVTLEEGAAGRWLASRSASRDTLSLSVDPGWDWEVKRGSH